CCGAGAGGAGATAATTTCTATGCAGCATTAAATTCCGCAGTATTCTCTGATGGAAGTTTCTGCTATATTCCTAAAGGTGTAAAATGCCCAATGGAGCTATCCACTTATTTCCGTATCAATCAGGCAGGAACAGGACAGTTTGAAAGAACGCTTCTTGTAGCTGATGAAGGAAGTTATGTCTCTTATCTTGAAGGCTGTACAGCACCATCAAGAGATGAAAACCAGCTTCACGCTGCGGTAGTGGAACTGATTGCTTTGGACGGCGCTGAGATCAAATATTCAACAGTTCAGAACTGGTATCCTGGTAATGAAGAAGGTAAAGGAGGTGTATTCAACTTTGTAACGAAGAGAGGACTTTGCGAAAGAAATGCAAAAATCTCATGGACACAGGTAGAAACAGGTTCGGCAGTAACATGGAAATATCCTTCTTGTATCCTTAAGGGAGACAATTCTATTGGGGAATTCTACTCTATTGCGGTAACCAACAACCACCAGTATGCAGATACAGGAACAAAAATGATCCACATTGGAAAGAATACCAGATCCACAATTATTTCAAAAGGTATTTCTGCAGGAAAATCTCAAAACTCGTACAGAGGACAGGTGAAAGTAATGCCTTCAGCAAAAGGGGCAAGAAACTTCTCTCAATGTGACTCTCTATTGATGGGTAATGAATGTGGAGCTCACACTTTCCCTTATATTGAAATTAAAGATCCTACTGCGCAGTTAGAGCACGAAGCAACGACTTCAAAAATTGGAGAAGATCAGATTTTCTACTGTAACCAGAGAGGAATTGATACAGAAAGAGCAATCGCTCTGATTGTGAATGGTTTCAGTAAAGAAGTTTTGAACAAGCTTCCGATGGAATTTGCCATTGAAGCACAAAAACTACTTGAAATTTCATTAGAAGGTTCAGTAGGATAAAAAAAAATATGATAGCTACAGAAAGATTAATTTTAAGAAAACCCGCAAAAGAAGATTTTGAAAGTTTCTTTGAAATTAATCATGACCCTGAAACCAATATTCATAATCCAAGCGGGCCCATGAGTTTTCAAAAAGCAGAAAGCACATTTGCAAGAATGCTTGATCATTGGGAAAAATATAGTTTTGGAAGCTGGGTGATTGTTGAAAAAGATGATCCAGAAAATATAATAGGTTTTGGAGGGCTGAGCTATAAACTCTACGGAGAAGAAGAAAAATTGAATTTAGGCTATCGTTTTGCTTCCCAGGCATGGGGGAAAGGATATGCCACAGAATTCACAAAGAAGACTATAGATGTTGGTTTAAATCAAGACGATAAAGAAGAAATATTCGCAATTGTCCGTCCCAGCAATATAGCTTCTGTTAAAGTTTTGGAAAAGGCAGGTATGATCAAAATCGGGACTCTTAATGATGTTCCGGGTCAACCTGAAAGTTTAGTATATAGAATTCAAAAATAATTTGTTTAAGCAAATAAAATGTTAGAAATTAAAAACCTTCACGCCAAAATTGAAGATGGCGCAGAAATATTAAAAGGTATTAATCTTGAAATAAAGCCAGGCGAAGTTCACGCTATCATGGGGCCGAACGGAGCCGGGAAATCTACCCTTTCTTCTGTAATCGCAGGAAAAGAAGATTACGAAGTGACTGGTGGAGAGATCCTTTTTCAGGGAGAAGACATCAGTGAAGACGCTCCTGAAGATAGAGCTCACAAAGGAATTTTCCTTTCTTTCCAGTATCCAGTGGAAATTCCGGGAGTTTCTGTAACGAACTTTATCAAAGCTGCTTTAAACGAAACAAGAAAAGCAAACGGATTGGAAGAAATGCCTGCAAAAGAAATGCTTGCATTAATCCGTGAAAAATCTGAAAAACTGGGTATCAAGAAAGATTTCCTTTCAAGATCATTAAACGAGGGATTCTCCGGAGGTGAAAAGAAAAGAAACGAGATCTTCCAGATGATGATGCTTAATCCTAAATTGGCTATTCTTGATGAGACTGATTCCGGATTGGATATTGATGCTTTAAGAATCGTGGCAGATGGAGTAAATCATTTTAAAAATGAAGGAAATGCAGTTCTTTTGATTACACACTATCAGAGATTGCTTAACTATATTCAACCTGACTTCGTTCACGTTTTAGCAGATGGAAAAATCATCAAAACAGGTGATAAATCTTTAGCATTAGAACTTGAAGAAAAAGGTTACGACTGGCTTCTTAACTAAGAAGAAAATATATTATTTCAGAGATTAAAATTTTTCGCATTCATTTATAAAATACAGCAAAAAAGAATCTCTAGTATTAAAAATTGGGTTCCCTATTCCTCGGAATAACAATATTTTAGTTAATAAAAAAAGAAAAAATGGTGCAAACCACAGATATACCAGTAATGGCATTAAAAGAACAAATTATAGAGAACCATAATGAATTTTTGGAGAGTCTTCGTCACAGATTTCTGGATGACAGTAGAAAAGCAGCTCTTCAAAGGTTTCAAACCCTTGGTTTTCCGACAAAAAAAAACGAAGAATATAAATATACCAATCTAAAGGAAATCACGGAAAAAAGCTACAACTTCTTCCCGAAAGAGAGCCACAATATCACTAAAGAGCAGTTTGATGAACTGCATCTTGGAGAAGAAAATTTTGATTGGATTGTTTTTGTAAATGGTAAACTTCATAAAGAACTTTCAAAAGTTTCTATTGAAAATGTAGAATTCCTTTCATTCAACTACGCACTGAATGACGAGAAGCACAAAGAAGTTTTTGAAAAGTATTTCAACACCATCGCTTCTAAAGAACAAGCTTTTACAAACTTAAACCTTGCTTACTGCAAATACGGATTCTTTTTGAAGGTTCCTAAAAATGTAGTGATTGAAAAACCAATCCATATTTTTTATATTTCTCAGAATCAGGAGGAAAACACATTCTACAATACCAGAAACCTCTTGATCGTAGAAGAAGGAGCAAAAGTAGAAGTGATTGAAAGCCACCATAATTTTGACAGCACTTATGTGTTGACAAACTCTGTAACGGAGATTTTTACCTATCCCAATGCAAAAGCTGACTGGCA
This genomic window from Chryseobacterium viscerum contains:
- the sufB gene encoding Fe-S cluster assembly protein SufB, yielding MSKYTEDDLRVDLENKKYEFGWETKIDYEDFPIGLNEDIIRAISAKKEEPEWMTEWRLESFKIWLKMVEPSWANIKYEKPDFQAIRYYAAPKVKPELASLDEVDPELLKTFAKLGINIEEQKRLSGVAVDIVMDSISVKTTFQDTLAEKGIIFCSISEAIKNHPDLVRKYLGKVVPRGDNFYAALNSAVFSDGSFCYIPKGVKCPMELSTYFRINQAGTGQFERTLLVADEGSYVSYLEGCTAPSRDENQLHAAVVELIALDGAEIKYSTVQNWYPGNEEGKGGVFNFVTKRGLCERNAKISWTQVETGSAVTWKYPSCILKGDNSIGEFYSIAVTNNHQYADTGTKMIHIGKNTRSTIISKGISAGKSQNSYRGQVKVMPSAKGARNFSQCDSLLMGNECGAHTFPYIEIKDPTAQLEHEATTSKIGEDQIFYCNQRGIDTERAIALIVNGFSKEVLNKLPMEFAIEAQKLLEISLEGSVG
- a CDS encoding GNAT family N-acetyltransferase; protein product: MIATERLILRKPAKEDFESFFEINHDPETNIHNPSGPMSFQKAESTFARMLDHWEKYSFGSWVIVEKDDPENIIGFGGLSYKLYGEEEKLNLGYRFASQAWGKGYATEFTKKTIDVGLNQDDKEEIFAIVRPSNIASVKVLEKAGMIKIGTLNDVPGQPESLVYRIQK
- the sufC gene encoding Fe-S cluster assembly ATPase SufC, with the translated sequence MLEIKNLHAKIEDGAEILKGINLEIKPGEVHAIMGPNGAGKSTLSSVIAGKEDYEVTGGEILFQGEDISEDAPEDRAHKGIFLSFQYPVEIPGVSVTNFIKAALNETRKANGLEEMPAKEMLALIREKSEKLGIKKDFLSRSLNEGFSGGEKKRNEIFQMMMLNPKLAILDETDSGLDIDALRIVADGVNHFKNEGNAVLLITHYQRLLNYIQPDFVHVLADGKIIKTGDKSLALELEEKGYDWLLN
- the sufD gene encoding Fe-S cluster assembly protein SufD codes for the protein MALKEQIIENHNEFLESLRHRFLDDSRKAALQRFQTLGFPTKKNEEYKYTNLKEITEKSYNFFPKESHNITKEQFDELHLGEENFDWIVFVNGKLHKELSKVSIENVEFLSFNYALNDEKHKEVFEKYFNTIASKEQAFTNLNLAYCKYGFFLKVPKNVVIEKPIHIFYISQNQEENTFYNTRNLLIVEEGAKVEVIESHHNFDSTYVLTNSVTEIFTYPNAKADWHKLQNDNNTTYLIDNTFARQEKDSLTTVNTFSFGGKLVRNNLDFIHNGSNINSFMNGITIIGKDQLVDHHTAVHHNFPNCESYQNYKGIFDGNAHGVFNGKVFVDKIAQKTNAYQQNNNVLLSEGASIDTKPQLEIFADDVKCSHGCTVGQLNEDALFYLRARGISKKEAQALLLYAFANDAMQNIDIEPLKEKISKLLAEKLGVDIEF